A stretch of Brassica napus cultivar Da-Ae chromosome C6, Da-Ae, whole genome shotgun sequence DNA encodes these proteins:
- the LOC111204467 gene encoding receptor-like protein 15 isoform X1, producing MEGVIPSWMGEFTSLTVILLSNNSLEGAQTKIEFATKHRYDAYMGANLQNFSGLELSENELSGEIPVKLGGLLKLHVLNLSYNYLSGVIPRSFSGMKSVESLDLSFNKLQGKIPPQLADLSSLSVFNVSYNNLSGVIPQGRQFNTFDMQSYLGNPLLCGQPTNISCNGKEQDNNGVKYDESTIDMVSFYWSCTAAYVTLLFGILASLSFESSWRRAWFLCVVTSVFKYLQVYVFGIIPSMDIC from the exons GTGTTATTCCAAGTTGGATGGGTGAATTTACATCCTTAACTGTGATACTTCTTTCAAACAACTCGTTGGAAG GTGCCCAGACTAAAATTGAATTTGCAACAAAGCATCGATATGATGCCTACATGGGTGCAAATCTCCAAAACTTTTCTGGATTGGAACTCTCAGAAAATGAGCTAAGTGGTGAGATCCCAGTGAAGCTAGGAGGTCTTCTGAAACTACATGTTCTCAACCTATCGTACAACTATTTATCAGGCGTGATACCTAGAAGTTTTTCAGGTATGAAGAGTGTGGAAAGTCTTGATCTTTCTTTCAATAAATTACAAGGAAAAATCCCACCACAACTAGCAGATCTGAGTAGTCTATCTGTGTTCAATGTCTCATACAACAACTTATCAGGAGTCATTCCACAGGGAAGACAGTTTAACACCTTTGACATGCAAAGTTACTTAGGTAATCCTCTTCTCTGTGGACAACCAACAAACATAAGTTGTAACGGTAAGGAGCAGGACAACAATGGAGTGAAATATGATGAATCCACAATAGACATGGTTTCTTTCTACTGGAGTTGTACTGCAGCTTATGTGACGCTACTTTTTGGAATACTCGCATCACTCTCTTTTGAATCTTCCTGGAGAAGAGCTTGGTTCCTGTGTGTTGTCACGTCTGTATTCAAATACTTGCAAGTATATGTGTTTGGGATTATACCTTCCATGGATATATGTTAA
- the LOC111204467 gene encoding receptor-like protein 15 isoform X2: MEGVIPSWMGEFTSLTVILLSNNSLEGAQTKIEFATKHRYDAYMGANLQNFSGLELSENELSGEIPVKLGGLLKLHVLNLSYNYLSGVIPRSFSGVIPQGRQFNTFDMQSYLGNPLLCGQPTNISCNGKEQDNNGVKYDESTIDMVSFYWSCTAAYVTLLFGILASLSFESSWRRAWFLCVVTSVFKYLQVYVFGIIPSMDIC, translated from the exons GTGTTATTCCAAGTTGGATGGGTGAATTTACATCCTTAACTGTGATACTTCTTTCAAACAACTCGTTGGAAG GTGCCCAGACTAAAATTGAATTTGCAACAAAGCATCGATATGATGCCTACATGGGTGCAAATCTCCAAAACTTTTCTGGATTGGAACTCTCAGAAAATGAGCTAAGTGGTGAGATCCCAGTGAAGCTAGGAGGTCTTCTGAAACTACATGTTCTCAACCTATCGTACAACTATTTATCAGGCGTGATACCTAGAAGTTTTTCAG GAGTCATTCCACAGGGAAGACAGTTTAACACCTTTGACATGCAAAGTTACTTAGGTAATCCTCTTCTCTGTGGACAACCAACAAACATAAGTTGTAACGGTAAGGAGCAGGACAACAATGGAGTGAAATATGATGAATCCACAATAGACATGGTTTCTTTCTACTGGAGTTGTACTGCAGCTTATGTGACGCTACTTTTTGGAATACTCGCATCACTCTCTTTTGAATCTTCCTGGAGAAGAGCTTGGTTCCTGTGTGTTGTCACGTCTGTATTCAAATACTTGCAAGTATATGTGTTTGGGATTATACCTTCCATGGATATATGTTAA